In Magnetococcales bacterium, one DNA window encodes the following:
- a CDS encoding B12-binding domain-containing radical SAM protein → MPMNIVLYYPRLGMTGSLVTHLPLSLLYAGIGALQEQFELRIVDARLNPRHWQELVASKIDAETIMVGVSVMSGTPIINAVEVSRWCKSHIPQVSVVWGGPHATFNGREILLEEPAVDFTISGYGSQPLADLCKYLRRDSDAKALVEISGLNYRDGGEIRVVPPENKFEWTDYRLIPYDLIENDLGRYGQFNNAERVFSMYSAMGCPYQCTFCSSPAQYKGIRRKYEIYPHEDVVDHIELVQQRYGATYIYFIDDDSFVRLSHVEKIIDEIQRRNLGVKLGFRGARINEIKKMSDEFLQKLIAVGTDIMHIGAESGSQRTLDLIKKNCTVEDIIEVNRKLARHSNLKSGYNWIMGLPGETIEDAHATRKLMLRIVEDNPSAMIFPPNLFRPLPHTELHTLAIQHGYRPPVRSQDWAEVENSVEAKQSDRLPWCSPAMIRQIEMLQICSNFIDNKIFRIDLGNTFKFRTLRFLARIYTPLARLRMRTGFSGLLFEKTLLRVLSRLGWG, encoded by the coding sequence GTGCCAATGAATATTGTTCTCTATTATCCACGGCTCGGCATGACAGGTTCGCTGGTGACCCATTTGCCGTTGAGCCTGCTCTATGCCGGTATCGGCGCCCTTCAGGAACAGTTTGAACTGCGTATCGTCGATGCCCGATTGAACCCCAGGCACTGGCAGGAACTTGTGGCATCGAAGATCGATGCCGAAACGATCATGGTCGGCGTCAGTGTCATGAGTGGAACACCAATCATCAATGCCGTCGAGGTTTCACGCTGGTGCAAAAGCCATATTCCGCAAGTCTCGGTGGTATGGGGTGGTCCGCATGCCACGTTCAATGGTCGTGAAATACTCTTGGAAGAACCCGCGGTCGATTTTACCATTTCCGGCTATGGTTCCCAGCCTTTGGCCGATCTGTGCAAATATTTACGCCGGGATTCCGATGCCAAGGCGTTGGTGGAAATATCCGGTTTGAATTATCGTGATGGAGGGGAAATCCGGGTCGTTCCTCCGGAGAACAAATTTGAATGGACCGATTATCGTTTGATTCCTTACGACCTGATCGAAAATGACCTCGGTCGGTATGGCCAGTTCAACAATGCTGAACGTGTTTTCTCGATGTATAGCGCCATGGGGTGTCCTTATCAATGTACATTTTGTTCATCGCCTGCGCAATACAAAGGAATACGGCGTAAATACGAAATCTATCCCCATGAAGATGTTGTAGATCATATTGAATTGGTTCAACAACGTTATGGTGCGACCTATATCTATTTCATCGATGATGATTCGTTTGTCCGTCTGTCCCATGTCGAGAAAATCATTGATGAAATCCAGCGGCGCAACCTTGGGGTCAAACTTGGATTTCGTGGGGCGCGTATCAATGAAATCAAGAAGATGAGTGATGAATTCCTGCAAAAACTGATCGCGGTGGGAACCGATATCATGCACATCGGCGCGGAATCGGGTTCACAACGAACATTGGATCTGATCAAAAAAAATTGTACCGTGGAAGACATCATCGAGGTCAATCGCAAGCTGGCGCGGCATTCCAATCTCAAGAGCGGCTACAATTGGATCATGGGATTGCCGGGGGAAACCATCGAGGATGCACATGCCACCCGCAAACTGATGTTGCGTATCGTCGAAGATAATCCTTCCGCCATGATTTTTCCGCCCAATCTGTTTCGACCGCTGCCGCATACGGAACTCCATACGTTGGCGATACAGCATGGTTATCGACCTCCAGTCCGGTCCCAGGATTGGGCAGAAGTGGAAAACAGCGTGGAGGCCAAGCAGTCGGATCGACTCCCATGGTGTTCACCGGCCATGATCCGACAGATTGAAATGCTGCAAATTTGCAGCAACTTCATCGATAATAAAATTTTCAGGATCGATCTGGGGAATACGTTTAAATTTCGCACGTTGCGTTTCCTGGCGCGAATCTATACACCATTGGCCAGGTTGCGCATGCGAACCGGTTTTTCGGGGCTGTTGTTTGAAAAAACGTTGTTGCGCGTGTTGTCCAGACTGGGATGGGGGTAG